GTAACCGCTCATGATCAGGGCGACGTTGCGGCTGCGGCGGCCCGGGTCGCTGAGGTCGGCCACGTACGCGTTGATCGTCGGCAGGACGACACCGAGGCCGAGCCCGACGATCAGACGCCCGGCGCCGAAGGACGGGACACCGCCGGCGACCGTGCAGATCGCCATGCCGAGCGTGAACAGGGCGGTCCCGGCGAGCAGCAGCCGGCGCGGGCCGGTGCGGTGGACGAGGGCTCCGGCGAAGGCCGCGCCGATCAGCATCCCGATGCCGACGAGCGAGCCGATCGTGCCCGCCTCGGCCTTGTCGATGCCCAGCGAGGGGTCGCCCAGGATGGAGGGGACGGTGACGCCGTACACGGCGAGGTCGTAGCCCTCCAGGGAGGAGACGATCCAGGCGGCGACCAGGATGAAGGTGTTCGCGGGCACTCTGGTGACTCTCGGGCGTATGACAGAGGGAGCGGTCATGGCCGGATCCTTTCTCCGACGGTGGCAGGAGCCTGCATCGGCTCCACTGCGTTGGCAAGGGTCTTCAGGAGCGCCGGGACGCCGGAGAGGGTGTCCGCGGTGCCGAGGATGTAGAAATCGGGCCGCCACAGAACGGCGGTACGGCCGGTCTCGTCGAACCAGCGCCCGTAGACGCCGCCGACATCGATGACCCCCTCGGTGGTGAGGCGACGGTCGGTGAGGTGGTGGACGGCGACCCCGAGCCGGGCGGCTTCCGCCAGGGCCGAGGCATCGAGCGAGGCGCCGTCGCGGCCGTCGACGAGGAGGACGAAGCCCCGGCCGAGTACGGCGTCGAAGAGCCCCTCGGTGCCGTCGTGCTCGACCCGGCCGTGCGGCATCAGATGCCCTGCCTGCGGGGACGCGTCGTGCAGACCCGGGCCGAGCCCCGGGAACCGCATCTTCTCCGGGCGCCCGTTCGCCTCGCGCTGGGCGATCAGGCGGGCGTCGCGCTCGGCGGCGGCCACCGGGTCCCGCATCGTCTGCACTCGGCCCAGCTCGATGCCCTTGGCGATGATGGCCCGGACATGCGGCTCACGTTCGGTCTGGTACGTGTCGAGCAGCGCGTCGTCGGCCCCACGCAGCACCGCGTCCAGCTTGAACGCGAAGTTCTGCGCGTCCCGGATGCCCGAGCACATTCCCTGCCCGAGGAACGGCGGCATCTGGTGCGCCGCGTCCCCGGCCAGCAGGATCCGGCCACTGCGCCACCGCTCCGCGACCAGTGAGCGGAACGTGTACGTGGCGACCCGGATCAGCTCTGCCTGCGAGCGGTCGACGTAGGCGGCGACCCTCGCCCACACCCGGTCGGGCTCCCGCTCGACGGAGAAGGAGTCCTCGGAGTCGAGCATGAAGCTGAACCGGTGGTGCTTCGGGCCCAGCGAGATGATCGAGATGGGCTGCTTCGGGTCGCAGACCTGGCGGGCCTTGGGGATGTCCGCGCCGCCGCCCTCGGTCAGCCGGAAGTCGCAGACCATCCACGGCTCGGAGAAGCCGTGGTCCTCCTGGCCGATGCCCAGCCAGGTGCGGGTGAAGCTGTTGCCGCCGTCGCAGGCCACGACGTACCGGGCGGAGACGGCGTCGTCGTCGCCCTCGACCTGGATGTCCACGCCCTGATCGGTGTGACGCAGTCCCGTGACCCGGGAGTCCATCCGGATCCGGACGTTCTCCAGACCGCGGACCAGACCGTCGAGGGCGTCCTCCAGGTAGGGCTGGTACATCATGTACCACTCCGCCCAGCCCTGGCCGCCGACGGCGGCGAAGTCGTGCTCGATGAGCAACTCGCCCACGCCGCTGCGCCACTCGTAGTTCCGCTGGACGTGCAGCGTGGGCAGGAGGGTCTCGGAGAGGCCGAGCCGGTCGAACGTCCGCATCGTCTCGTCGTCGAAGATGGCGGCGCGCGGCAGGTTGTAGAGGGTGGGGTAGCGCTCCAGCACGATCACGTCGTGTCCTGCCTGACCGAGCAGTGCCGCAGTGACCATGCCCACGGGTCCGTACCCGATGACGGCGACGTCGTACATGGGGGTCCCCTCGTGCTCAGACACCGGCGTACGCGGGTGCCGGGGCCGGGGTGAGGCCGAGCAGCTTCTCGGCGTTGAGGTGGCCGATCTTCTGCCGGTCGGCGTCGCTGATCGGCGCGTTCCGCAGGAACGTCGTGGCCGTCTCCATGTCCTCGAACGGGTAGTCGGTGCCGAAGAGGATGTGGTCGGCGCCCATCGACAGCAGCGCCGTGAGCAGCGGCGCGGAGGAACAGACACCGCTGGTGGTGATGTAGAGGTTCTCCCGGAGGTACTCCGAGGGGCGGCCCCGCTTGAGCTCGATGCCGTGGTGGGCGTGGAAGTCCCAGCGGGAGTCCATGCGCCACATCACGAACGGCAGGCCCTCTCCCATGTGGCCGAGCAGCAGCTTGGCCTTCGGGAAGTCGTCGAAGACACCGCCGAAGATCAGGCGCAGGGCGTGGGTGGCGGTGTCGATGCCCCAGCTCCACATCGGCCCGACGAGTTCGGGGTGGCCGGACAGCACATGCGCGGTGTCGACGCCGTTCGCCGGGTGCAGATAGAGCGGTACGTCGAGGTGCTCGGCGCGCTCCCACACGACCCGCAGGGCGGGGTCGTCGAGGTACCTGCCGTGGGTGTGCGCGTTGACGAGGGCGCCGCGCAGCCCGAGATGGGTGACCGCCCGCTCCAGCTCGTCGGCCGCGGCCCTCGGGTCCTGGAGCGGCAGGGCGGCGAAGCCGGAGAAGCGGTCGGGGTGCTCGGTGATGACACCGGTCAGGAAGTCGTTGACCGCGATCGCCTGGCGTACGGCGGCGGCCGGGTCCTTCTCCGCCTGGAGCCCGGGGGAGTTGAGGGACAGCACCTGCATGTCCAGGCCCGCCGCGTCCATGCCGTCGAGGCGTTCTTCGGTGAGGTCGAGGAGCCGGCGGGAGGCCTCGGCCCACGCATGGGGCTGGGCGATGGAGGCGGTGGACGCGCCATGGCCCACCAGGTCGGGGGTCACGAAGTGCTCTTCGAGGCCGATCAGCTTCATTGCGGAGTTCTCCTCGGGGGATCGCCGGTGCGGCGAGGGGAGGTGGGTGGAGCGAGGTGGAGGCGGGGAGCGGGGGTGAGGGAGGTGCGGTGCGGGTCGGGTGTGCGTGACCGGGCACGGGGGAGCGCTGGCGTGTGCGCTGACAGAAGCGGCTCGACGGTGGCTGCGAGCGCGTCGTCGGTGCGACGGGGAGCAGCCGGGGTGGCGTGAGCGCCACCGGTTCGCAGTTCACCAGAACGTAACGCGTTCCGCAATAGTGAATGTAAGATCGGTTCGAAGACGCTGGTCGGCCTGTCGCGCCGCTACGCTGATCGCGTTCGACCGCAGGCAGGGGAGAGGGCTGTGCCGTGACCAGTACTGAGCCCAACGAGAGCAACGGGACCAACGGGGAACGGCAGGGCATCCAGTCCGTCGAGACCGCGATGCGCGTCCTGCTGGCCCTGGAGAGCGGGGGCGGGGCGCTGAGCCTGTCGGCGATCGCGCAGGCCAGCGGCATGCAGCCCAGCAAGGTGCACCGCTATCTCGTCAGCCTCGGCCGCATCGGCCTGACCTCCCAGGATGCCGCGTCCGGCCTCTACGACTTCGGGGCCGCGATGCGCCGCATGGGCGCCGAGGCCCTGCGCCGCACCAACGAGGTCGCGGTGGCCGGCGGCCACGCCATGAGGCTCCGTGACCGCACCGGCCACTCCGTGAACCTCGCGGTCTGGGGCGACCGCGGCCCCATCGTCGTCAGCTGGGCGTACGGCACCCGCCCCCTCCCCCTGACGGTGCGCGTCGGCGCGACGCTGCCCCTGGTCACCTCATCGGTCGGCCGCGTCTTCCTCGCCCATCTACCCGAGAGCCTCACCGACGAGGTGCTCCGCGACGAACTCCGCGGCAAGGAGGCAGACTGGCCCACCGAGCGCCTGGCGGCCATCCGCGAACAGGTCCGCGAAAAGGGCTACGCCGAAACCCGCGGCAGCGTCATCCCGGGCATCATCTCGATCGCGGCCCCCGTCTTCGCCGCCGGCGACCCGCTGCCCCTGGCCATCTCGGTCGTCCTCCCGGAAAGCCTGGGCACCCCGGACCACGTGGCCGAGGTGACCCGAGAACTACAGACGACGGTGACGGAGGCATCCCGAGAGCTCGGCCGCGCCCCGCAGGGGCGCGGGGAACTGCGCGACCAGCCACGACGCACCAGCAGTCGCCCGACGGCATAGCGAGGCACATCCGAAGACGCCCCCCGGTTCCTGGCGGAGCTATTGGCGGCTGCCGACCACCTCGTCGTAGTACGCCTCCGCCGCCGGCCCCAGCACATCATGGGCCTCCATGAACATCTCGTACGCCTCACGCCCCACCCACCCCGCCGGCAGCAACTCGGTCGGCAGGTCAGGATCGCGGAACGGGAACTGGCGGTAGTCGTACGTCAGCCGCATCCGCTCGACCAGGGCCTCCTCGGGGCTGAGATGCCCGGCCCGGTACGAGGCCATCCGCCCCCGGTACGTGCGCAGCAAGTCCCGGTAGTCCTCGTTGAGCCCCTCGAGGTCCCAGCCCCGCGCCGCCATCTCCCGGTCGACGGGCAGCCCGCCGGACTGGCAGCGCAGCGTGTCCAGCCGTACGGCGGGCTCGTCCGCGAACTTCTCCCGGACCTGCTGGAGCCGGTCGTGCGGGGACACGTACGTGGACGGTGCCAGCGGGCCGAACCCCAGCCACGCCAGCTCCTTGCGGATGCGATCGCGGACACCGCGCTCGGTCTCCGGGACCGAGTAGATGACCATGTACCAGTGCCGGTCCCAGTCGGCGGGAGCCCGGTCGAAGATGCGGGTACGGCCCTCGTCGAGGAGCTGGAGACTGCGCTTGTTCAGTGCGTAGACGGTCTCCCGGCCCTCGCGTCGGACATCGAACCAGCCCTCCTTGCGCAGCCTGGCGAGCACCACGCGCACGGTGCTCTCACCGACGCCGAAGCAGCCCATCAGCGTGCTCAGAGTGCGCATCCGCGCGGCGCCGCCGCGGTAGCGGACGTAGTCGCCGAACAGGTCGAAGACAATCGATCGAGGCTTCACGGAAACGACTATGTCACACGGACGGCCGTTGCCCGAGTGAGTCATTCCCCTGGAATCACTTGCCATAATTGCGCAACAAATTATTGACGCCCGTGTATCCATTGACACAGGATGCCTGCGGGCCTGAGTCTGGGCCTGTACTCGAACGTGAAGGCGGAGGCCATGGTTACTCGGATCGCTTGCGTGGGAGGCGGCCCCGGTGGGCTGTTCTTCGCGGCGCTCATCAAGCAGGCCGATCCGTCGGTCGAGGTGACGGTCTTCGAGCGGAACCGCCCGGAGGACACCTTCGGCTTCGGCGTGGTGTTCTCCGACGCGACCCTGGCGGCCATCCACGAGGCCGACCCCGTCCTGCGCACCGCGCTCGCGGACCACGGCCGGCACTGGGACGACATCGAGGTGCGGCTCAAGGGACAGCGCGTCCGGTGCGGCGGCAACGGCATGGCCGCCATCACCCGCAAGACCCTGCTCCAGCTGCTCCACCGTCGCGCGGAGGAGGTCGGCGTCGACCTCCGCTTCAGCCACGAGATCCCCGCCGACCCGGGGCAACTCGCCGACTACGACCTGATCGTGGCCGCCGACGGCGCCAACTCCCGCTTCCGCGACCGGCTCGCCGACGTCCTCGTGCCCGAGGTGGAGGTCGCGACGGCCAAGTTCATCTGGTTCGGCACGGACTACCTCTTCGACGGTCTGACCTTCGTCCACGAGCACGGCCCGCACGGCACGTTCGCCGTGCACGGCTACCCGATCAGCGACGAGGTCAGCACGTTCATCGTGGAGACCGACGAGGAGTCCTGGCGGCGCGCGGGCCTCGACGAGTTCGACACCGCGCAGCCCCCGGGCCCGAGCGACGAGAAGACCCGGCACTACCTGGAGAAGCTCTTCGCCGAGCAGATCGACGGCCACCAGCTGCTGGTCAACAACTCCCGCTGGGGCAACTTCCGCACCCGCCGCACCCACCGCTGGCACAGCGGCAACGTCGTCCTCCTCGGCGACGCCGCCCACACCGCGCACTTCTCCGTCGGCTCCGGCACCAAGATGGCCATGGAGGACGCCGTCGCCCTCGCCGACACCCTCCTCGCCCACCGCGACGACCTGCCGGCCGCCCTGGAGGCGTACGAGGCCGCCCGCCGCCCCTCGGTCGAGAAGATCCAGGGCGCCGCCCGACCCAGCCTGTCCTGGTGGGAGAACTTCGGGCGCTACCACGACGCGTTCCGGCCCACCCAGTTCGCCTTCCACTTCATCTCACGAAGCATCGGCAAGGAGCGGATCGCCCGCCGCGACCCCGAGTTCGTCGACACGGTCGTACGGGACTGGCGCGTCGCCCACGCAGGTGCCGCGCCTCTCGACACCCCGTTCATGGACTTCGACGGCCGACGACTGACCCCGGCCCAGCTCACGGAACTGCGCGCCGAGGGCTCCCGCTGCCTGTGGCTCACCGCGCCCGACACAGAGGCCGAACTCCCGTCCCGGTACGAGCGGTTGGCTGCCGCGTTGAGCGATGACGTACCCCCCGACCTGGTGGCCGTCCAGGCCGGCACCCCGCTCACCCGCTCCCTGCTCGCCGAGCAGGCCCGGCTGGTGTACGGCGTGCCCGCGCTGATCGTGGAGGACGCGATGGACGACGACCGGGCGGAGACGCTGCTGCTGTCGGGGCGGGCCGATCTGGTCGCCTCAACTTCGGAAGGGCGGGGCGAGGCATGACCACGGACCTGACTCCGCTCCTGGCGCCCGAGGGCGTCGTCGTGATCGGCGCCTCGCGGCAGGCCGGGAAGCTCGGCGCCGCCATGGCCCGCTCCCTCGCCTCCTTCCCCGGCGCCCGCGCCCTGGTCAACGCCCGCCGCCCCGACCCCGCCGAAGGCGTGCACGCCTCCGTCGCCGAGGCCGCCGCGCACACCGACGGGCGGCTCGACCTCGCCGTCCTGTGCGTGCCCGCGTCCGGCTGCGCGCAAGCCCTGGCCGAGGCGGCCGCCGCCGGCTGCCGTGCCGCGCTGGTCTGCGCCGGCGGTTTCGGCGAGGCGGGCCCGGAGGGCGAGGAGTACGCCGACGAACTGCGGCGCGTGGCCCGGGAGACCGGGGTCCGGCTGCTCGGTCCCAACACCTCCGGCTTCTTCGCGCCCCACCTGGGCCTCACCGCCAGCTTCGTACCGGCCGCCGGACAGCTCCCGGCCGGGGACATCGCCGTCGTCGCGGCCAGCGGCGGCGTCAACCACGCGCTCTCCTTCGACCTGGTCACCGCCGGGAACGGCATCAGCCTCGGTGTCGGCATCGGGGCGGGCCTCGATGTCACCGCCGCGGACGTCCTCGAGCACCTCGTGCGGGACGACCGTACGACGGCTGTGGCTCTGCATCTGGAGACGGTTCCGGACGGACCACGTCTGGTCGCGGCCGTGCGCGGGCTGGCTGTCGTGAAGCCCGTCGTGGCGCTGGTCGTCGGCCGCAGTGACATCGGTGACTTCGCCCGGTCGCACACCGGCGCGCTCGCCACGTCCTGGCGTACGACACGGGCCGCGTTGCGGCAGGCCGGGGCGGTGGTCGTGGACGACGAGCGGGAACTGGTGGACGCGCTCACCGCGCTGTCCCGCATCCGGCTGCGCCCGCTGTCGGACCCGGGGCTCGGCATCGTGACCGCCCAGGCCGGCCCGGGGCTGCTCCTGGCGGACCGGGCGGGCACCGACGGCATCCGCGTATCGGAGCTGACCACGAGCACGCAGCGCGCGCTGAGCGACCTGCTGCCCCCGCTCACCTACCAGCGCAACCCGGTCGACACCGGCCGCCCCGCCGAGACGTTCGCCCGCGTCCTCGACACCACGGCCGCCGACCCGGCGGTGGACCTCCTCGCCGTCTACGCCCTGACCGAGCCCGACAGCGTCGACCTCGCCTCCGCCGCCCAGGACGCCGGCCTCGGCGCCGACTCCCCGGCCGTGGTGGTCGTCGGCGGCCTCCCCGAGGACGTGGCCGAACAACGGGCCCGCCTGCACAAGTCGGGCGTCCCGGCTCTCCCCGGACCGGCGGCCGCCGCCAACGCGGTACGGGCACTGGTTACGGACGCGCGACAGCGGGCCTCGTCGGACACGGACGCGCTGCCCTCGGAGGCGATCGCTGCCGTACCCGTCGGCCCTCTCGACGAGGACGCCGCCAAGACCTTCCTCGCCGGACTCGGCATCCGCACCCCCGACCGCGTCGCCTGCGACAACCGCGACCAGGCTCACCACGCCCTTCGCCGACTGGGCGGCCCCGTCGCCGTCAAGGTGCTCGACGCCGCGATCCTGCACAAGACGGAGATCGGCGGGGTCCACCTGGGCGTACGTACCGCCGAGGAGCTCGACGCGGCGCTGGACGCCATCGGCCCCGGCCGCCGCTACCTCGTCGAGGCCATGGCCCCGGCCGGTGTCGACCTCGTGCTCGGCGTGCGTCGGGACCCGGTGTTCGGGCCGGTCGTGTTGGCGGGGCTGGGCGGTACGGCCGCCGAGGCGCTCGCCGACGTGGCGATCCGGCTCGCCCCGCTGTCCGCGACCGAGGCCGCCACCATGCCCGACGAACTGGCCGCCCGCGCCCTGCTCGACGGCTGGCGGGGCGGGCCGGTGCTGGACCGCGCCGAGTCCGGACGGGTCGTCGCCGCGCTCGCCGCAGCCCTGGCCGCGAGCCCGGAGACCGCCGAGATCGAGATCAACCCGCTGCGGCTCACCGCCGACGGGCTGATCGCCCTGGACGCCGTGATCGTGCCCACCGAGGAGAATGACCATGCCTAGGCCTAGCAGCGACGGAGCTGTGCCCTGGCCGACGGAGTACGCCGAGCGCTACACCGCGAAGGGCTACTGGGAGGGCGTCGCCCTCGGCGACCGGCTGCACGCCGCCGCCGACGCGACCCCCGACGCGATCGCCGTCGTCGACGGCGACCGCAGGGTGACGTACCGGCAACTCGCCGAGCGGGCGGACGCCGCGGCGTCGCGCCTGGCCGCGCTGGGCCTCCGCCCGGACGACCGGATCGTGGTGCAGCTGCCCAACACGGTCGAGTTCGTGATCCTCACGTACGCGTGCCTGCGCCTCGGCGCCATCCCCGTCATGGCGCTGCCCGGCCACCGCAGACACGAGATCGGCCATCTCGTCGAGCACAGCGAGGCCGTGGCCATCGCCGTCCCGGACGTCCTCAAGGACCACGACCATCAGTCGATGGCGTTCGAGGTGGCTGACGCATCGTCAACTCTCGCTCACATCCTGGTACTTGGCGACAAGGTGGGCGACAGCGCCGTGGATCTGCGGGAGCTGTGCGCCGAGCCCGCCGCACCGGGCGCCCGGGAAGCGGTCGACGCGTACCGGCCCGACAGCCGCTCCATCGCTGTCTTCCTGCTCTCCGGCGGCACCACCGGACTGCCCAAGCTCATCGCCCGCACCCACGACGACTACCTCTACAACGCCCGCCGCAGCGCCGAGGTCTGCGAACTCGGCCCCGACACGGTCTACTTCGCCGCCCTGCCTCTCGGGCACAACTTCCCCCTCGCCTGCCCCGGCCTGCTCGGCACGCTGCTGCACGGCGGCCGGGTCGTCCTCGGTTCGCCCAACCCGGACAAGGCGTTCCCGATCGTCGAGCGTGAGGGCGTCACCGTGAGCGCCCTGGTGCCGGCCATCGCCCAGCGCTGGCTGGACCACCACCGCGAACACCCCGGCCACGACCTGAGTTCGCTGCGCCTCCTCCAGGTCGGGGGCTCCCGCCTCGCCGACCACGTCGCCCGCCGCGTCCGCCCCGAACTGGGGTGCACGCTCCAACAGGTGTTCGGCATGGCCGAGGGCCTCCTCAACTACACGCGCTTCGACGACTCCGAGGACGTCATCTGTACGACGCAGGGGCGCCCCATGTGCGACGACGACGAGCTCCTCGTCGTGGACGAGCTGGGCGACCCGGTCCCGGAGGGGAGCCCCGGTGTGCTGCTGACCCGGGGCCCGTACACCCCGCGCGGCTACTACCGGGCCGAGGAGCAGAACGCCCGCGCGTTCACCGAGGACGGCTGGTACCGCACCGGTGACATCGTGCGGCTGCGGCCCGACGGCAACCTCGTCGTCGAGGGCCGCGACAAGGACATGATCATCCGGGGTGGGGAGAACATCTCCGCCGAGGAGATCGAGAACTTCGCGTACCAGACACCGGGTGTCGCCCGCGCCGCCGCCGTGGCCATGCCCGACGACCGGCTCGGCGAGCGGGTCTGCCTCTACGTCGTCCCGGAACCCGGGCACACGGTCACCCTCGACGACGTCCACCACGTCATGGAGCGCGCGGGCACCGCCCGCTTCAAGTTCCCGGACCGGCTGGTGACCGTCCCCGAACTCGTCGCCACCAAGGTCGGAAAGATCGACAAGAAGGCCCTGCGCGCCGACATCGCGCGCCGCCTCGACGCCGAAGGAACCCCCCGATGACCACTGACCCGGTGACCAGCGTCTCCGTCATCGCCCCCGACGAGACCGACCCCGACCTGCGCAAGCTGTACGACGGCTTCGCGGCCGCCGGGCTCATCCCGCTGTGGACCGAGATCGGCGACCTGATGCCGCTGACCCCGCGGCCCGAGGCCGTGCCGCACGTCTGGCACTGGGACACCCTGCTGCCGCTCGCCCGCCGGTCCGGCGACCTGGTGCCCGTCGGGCGTGGCGGCGAACGCCGGGCGATCGCGCTCGCCAACCCGGGCCTGCCCGGACGGCCGTACGCGACGCCCAACCTGTGGGCGGCGATCCAGTACCTGGGCCCGCGCGAGGTCGCCCCCGCACACCGGCACTCGCAGGGCGCCTTCCGGTTCATCCTGGAGGGCGAGGGCGTGTGGACGGTCGTCAACGGCGACGCGGTCGAGATGCGCCCCGGCGACCTCCTCCTCACCCCGTCCATGCACTGGCACGGCCACCACCACGTCGGCGACGAGCCCATGGTCTGGCTCGACGGCCTCGACATCCCGCTCGTCCACCGACTCGACGCCGGGTTCTTCGAGTTCGGCGAGGACGGCGTGTCCGACCGGTCCACCCCCTTCCGCTCGCGCAACGAGCGGCTCTGGGGCCACCCCGGACTGCGGCCGATAGCCGCCCCCGAAACCCCCAACTCCCCGCTGATGGCCTACCGTTGGGCCGACACCGACGACGCCCTCACCGCCCAGCTGGAGCTGGAGGACGAAGGACACCCCGGTGTCATCGAGCCCGGCCACGCGGGCATCCGCTTCACCAACCCCGCCACCGGCCGCGACGCCCTCGCCAGCCTGCGCACCGAGATGCACCGGCTGCGGCCCGGCACCACCACCGCCACCCGCCGCACCGTCGGCTCCTCGGTCTGGCAGGTCTTCCGCGGCAGCGGCACGGTCACCCTCGACGACCGGGTGATCGAGGTGGCCGCCGGCGACCTGATCGCCGTCCCCTCCTGGTGCGCCCTGACCATCGCCGCCGACACCCGGCTCGACCTGTTCACCTTCAACGACGCGCCCCTCTACGAGGCGCTGAACCTCGCCCGCACGGAAACGACCGCCCGCACCGAGACGACCGGGAGCACGACCGCATGAAGCTCGCCACCATCCGCACCGCCGACGGCACGGCGGCCGTCCGCCTCGACGGCGACCGGGCCGTGGAGGTCGGCGCACCCGACGTCGCCGGCCTGCTGCGCCGCCCCGACTGGCGTACGGACGCGGCCGCCGCCGACGGCCCCACGCACGATGTGGCCGCCCTCGACCTCGCCCCGGTCGTCACGACCTCCGCGAAGATCTTCTGCGTGGGTCACAACTACCGCACCCACATAGCGGAGATGGGCCGCGAGATGCCCTCGCACCCCGCCCTCTTCGCCAAGTTCGCCAACTGCCTGCTCGGCGCCCGCGACGACATCGCCCACCCCGGCGAGACCGAGGAACTGGACTGGGAGGCCGAACTCGGCTTCGTCATCGGCTCCCGACTGCCCCGCCGGGCCACCAAGGAGGAGGCGGCCGCCGCGATCGCCGGCTACACCGTCGTCAACGACATCTCCATGCGGGACTGGCAGTGGCGCACCCCGCAGTGGCTCCAGGGCAAGGCGTGGGAAGCCAGCACCCCGGCCGGTCCCTGGCTGGTCACCGGCGACGAGATCGACGACGCGGCCGACCTGGAGATCCGCTTGGAGGTCGACGGCGAGGTCATGCAGCGCTCCCGCACCTCCGACCTGCTCTTCACCCCGGCGGACATCGCCGCGTACATCAGCACGTTCACGACCCTGGAGCCGGGCGACCTCATCCTCACCGGCACCCCGGGCGGCGTGGGCGCGGCCCGAGATCCGAAGGTGTTCCTGAAGCCGGGCCAGGTCGTCCGTACGGTCGTCGAGGGCATCGGGGAGTGCGTGAACACGGTCGTCGAGGACAAGGCGTGAAGGTCCTCGAATGGATCGCGGACGGTCAGGTCCGGCTCCAGCGGGCGATCGACGCACTGCCGCCGCACGCCGTCACCGAACCGTCCGCTCTCCCCGGCTGGACCCGCGGCCACCTCCTCACCCACCTCGCCCGCAACGCCGACGCCCTGGTCAACCTGCTGACCTGGGCCCGTACGGGAATTCCCACCCCCATGTACGCCTCGCCGGACCAGCGCGCCACGGACATCGAGGCCGGCGCCGGCCGCCCGCTCACCGAACAGCGGGCGGACGTACGGGAATCCGCCGAGCGCTTCCGGAAAGCCGCCGAGGCCCTGTCGGACGACGACTGGTCGACCACCGTCACCAGCGGGACGGGCCGGCAGATCCCGGCCTCCGAGGTGCCGTGGCTGCGGGCCCGCGAGGTCTGGATCCACCTGGTCGATCTGCGGGTCGGCGTCGGCATGGACGTCCTGCCGCCCGACCTCGCCT
This genomic stretch from Streptomyces deccanensis harbors:
- a CDS encoding (2,3-dihydroxybenzoyl)adenylate synthase, yielding MPRPSSDGAVPWPTEYAERYTAKGYWEGVALGDRLHAAADATPDAIAVVDGDRRVTYRQLAERADAAASRLAALGLRPDDRIVVQLPNTVEFVILTYACLRLGAIPVMALPGHRRHEIGHLVEHSEAVAIAVPDVLKDHDHQSMAFEVADASSTLAHILVLGDKVGDSAVDLRELCAEPAAPGAREAVDAYRPDSRSIAVFLLSGGTTGLPKLIARTHDDYLYNARRSAEVCELGPDTVYFAALPLGHNFPLACPGLLGTLLHGGRVVLGSPNPDKAFPIVEREGVTVSALVPAIAQRWLDHHREHPGHDLSSLRLLQVGGSRLADHVARRVRPELGCTLQQVFGMAEGLLNYTRFDDSEDVICTTQGRPMCDDDELLVVDELGDPVPEGSPGVLLTRGPYTPRGYYRAEEQNARAFTEDGWYRTGDIVRLRPDGNLVVEGRDKDMIIRGGENISAEEIENFAYQTPGVARAAAVAMPDDRLGERVCLYVVPEPGHTVTLDDVHHVMERAGTARFKFPDRLVTVPELVATKVGKIDKKALRADIARRLDAEGTPR
- a CDS encoding cupin domain-containing protein; this translates as MTTDPVTSVSVIAPDETDPDLRKLYDGFAAAGLIPLWTEIGDLMPLTPRPEAVPHVWHWDTLLPLARRSGDLVPVGRGGERRAIALANPGLPGRPYATPNLWAAIQYLGPREVAPAHRHSQGAFRFILEGEGVWTVVNGDAVEMRPGDLLLTPSMHWHGHHHVGDEPMVWLDGLDIPLVHRLDAGFFEFGEDGVSDRSTPFRSRNERLWGHPGLRPIAAPETPNSPLMAYRWADTDDALTAQLELEDEGHPGVIEPGHAGIRFTNPATGRDALASLRTEMHRLRPGTTTATRRTVGSSVWQVFRGSGTVTLDDRVIEVAAGDLIAVPSWCALTIAADTRLDLFTFNDAPLYEALNLARTETTARTETTGSTTA
- a CDS encoding fumarylacetoacetate hydrolase family protein, whose protein sequence is MKLATIRTADGTAAVRLDGDRAVEVGAPDVAGLLRRPDWRTDAAAADGPTHDVAALDLAPVVTTSAKIFCVGHNYRTHIAEMGREMPSHPALFAKFANCLLGARDDIAHPGETEELDWEAELGFVIGSRLPRRATKEEAAAAIAGYTVVNDISMRDWQWRTPQWLQGKAWEASTPAGPWLVTGDEIDDAADLEIRLEVDGEVMQRSRTSDLLFTPADIAAYISTFTTLEPGDLILTGTPGGVGAARDPKVFLKPGQVVRTVVEGIGECVNTVVEDKA
- a CDS encoding maleylpyruvate isomerase family mycothiol-dependent enzyme: MKVLEWIADGQVRLQRAIDALPPHAVTEPSALPGWTRGHLLTHLARNADALVNLLTWARTGIPTPMYASPDQRATDIEAGAGRPLTEQRADVRESAERFRKAAEALSDDDWSTTVTSGTGRQIPASEVPWLRAREVWIHLVDLRVGVGMDVLPPDLAWALVGDVAGWMTARVEPGTGVELSADGHGTVALGAGPVGATVVGPPYALAAWLTGRGTAADLRVTGELPHLPNWL